In the genome of Acanthopagrus latus isolate v.2019 chromosome 17, fAcaLat1.1, whole genome shotgun sequence, the window GCTCCTGATGTAAATGTGCACAATTGATTGACAGGTGCAAGAGCTGGAGGAGCCAATGAACAATGAGGGTCCAGTTGCTGCACATGAAGAGAAGTCAGAGGACTCCTGGAAGGTTTGTTCAATGAACTGAATGAGCTGAGACAGATacagtgagaaggagagagagtgaacaGAGTGAGAGATGATGCTGGAGATGAACACCTTGctcatgtcttttctctttctcacagaTGCCGTATAACAACAGACACAAGCGCAGCCCCGCTGGCAGAAACAGCAGACGCAGGCGCTGTCGCTTTTGCTGCGGTTGCTGTCCTAACATGATTGGATGTGGTACCTGCTGCAAGTTCTGAGGATTCCTGCTCCAGCCTGGGATTCACACAGCaaccactgaatatttatttgttaaaattCTTACTTAAAAGCAGTTTTCCATGTTAACAGTAGTGGTTGAAAAATCTGAGGATGTTTCTGGATTTGGTCATGCTGCAGAGAATGTGTGCTAACTGATGTATCATCCTAATATTTTGTTAAACCTTTTCATTGAAAGCATATGATCAATAAAGGGCAATAGTTTTATCATAACAAGTGTCGGTATATGAATTTATTTTCTGCAACGTGGCTTTCACAGAATTCTCCAACTGCTTCTACACTCCAGCCTCTTAAAAACTCAGCACTGATATTATTAACAGACAAATGATAGAAATATTAGTTtggtttcagtttcctgaaaacatttgtaaCATTAAACATGTGCAACATTTATGGTGGACATGACCTGCCTGCAGGGATCTTACCAACCATTGAGGCCACAGTGCAGTTCCCATCTACAGCAGAAcacatgaacagacacacatattaCACTACACAGAGATGATTGTGTGGTGTTTTGTCTGAAAGTCTAACCTCTGTTTAATAGTTTATATCACCTAAAACCAGGAGACTAGTTTTAACAGTGGATGTGTTGACTGATAGAAATCTCTAACAGCTCCAGGCAGCAACTAAGAGTGTTTTCACACCTGCAGGCTGCTACTTTGGTCCAGACCAAGAGAAGAACAAATGATACAATGTTCCATTGCATTTGATTGAACAGTTCTGCGATTGTTATCCTGCAGTAAAGCTCTGATGACTGACAGAAGTTCATACAGCATTTTAATAGTGCCTCTGATTTGTGTAGTTATGTTCTCTGGAGTTACAACAAGCTCATAAAGAAATAACTCATTATAAGCATTTCAGGTAGTTATTAGCCCTTTAGACTGCAGATGTGCTTATTGAGCATTATTGTAATAAAGTCctgatttatttgcatttgtaaCTGTTCATAGATCAGAGTCATATACACCGATctgccacaacattaaaaccactgacaggtgacgtgaataacactgatcatcTCATCATAAGGAGATATTCTGCTGGGACACCTTAGGTGCTGGAATTCATGTGAACGCCATTTAACACGAACCACTCATCTAAACACTGTTGTGGACCAAGTACACAAcctcatcacaacaacactaTGGCAGCAGCCGATGGCAGCGgccccccagcaggacagtgggccctgacacacagcaaacactgctCAGGAAAACCTGGAGATACACAATGATGGGCCCAAGGTGTTGACCTGTCCTCCAtattccccagatcccaatctgacCAAGCATCTGTAAGATGTGCAATATTAGGCACttggtcataatgttatgcctgatctGTGTATGATGCTCTTTAAACACTCTGACATGAATTGCTGTACCATGATTATAATAATccacattttcaacaaaaacaactaacTAGGCCTTTTAATAagtatatttaatttttttttcattgtcatttaaaCACCTTCAGATTGTCTAGGACTGAATATTGaaacaacagacagataaaATGAAGTTGTATGCAGTTAACACATACAGTGAGGGGACATCTGGATCTGCTCTCATTCAGTCACTTCAGTCTTCCTAAATTTATTGCACAATAACCAAAACCCCTCACTTCACATCAGGTCTGTGTCAGTAAACCGTAGCATGAGTGACTGTTGGATTACAGGCCTACAGCTGACAAACCAAGTTTTAAATAGCCTAATTCTGTAATATGACAGAGAGAATAACTTTCAGAATAGTTTTAATGTACAACCTTAACTATTAGAGTAGAAAATAGCAGGCTGATGGGCTAACATTAGCCTGAGCAACAAACAGTTCATTAGCTGGGGTAAAACTAGAGGACTTCTTCCCCATCAGCGTTTCCATCCATCCAGTCTTGTCAACACACAATGTTTCCCTCACAGACTGAATTTGACTTGGATGATGAATGAATACCAGGCAAGAAGAATGAAAACGATTAGCCTCAGCGAGGATTAAGGGGTTTTCTCTAAACTGAGGGACACCTGCTCATGATGACTGTGTAAATTGaaacagacagaacagcagTCTGAAGAAATGCTGAATGTTACTCtgtcatttaaagtaaaaggtcaaacctttaaaaatggattttcaTCTGTAGGCCTATATTTCAGCAGCTGTGGTGTCATTCATGCTACTGTATTCTGACACAGACCTGACATGAagcacaggttttttttattgcgTAAGGTAAGTTGGAAAGACTGAAGTCACTGAAGAAAGTACTAATTCAGATGGCCCTGGATTTATCAGTGTTAACTGCACACAGTGATTAGGTTTATATGCCACCGGAAAAATGGCAAGGG includes:
- the LOC119005562 gene encoding hepcidin-like; translated protein: MKTFSVAVAVAVVLTFICLQESSAGSFTEVQELEEPMNNEGPVAAHEEKSEDSWKMPYNNRHKRSPAGRNSRRRRCRFCCGCCPNMIGCGTCCKF